From the genome of Vibrio spartinae:
TAATACTTCGGACTGACTGCACCACTTTCCCCTGACTTTGCAAAGCAAATGCCGTTTGACTTAACTCAATGGCAAGAGGGATGGATAGGGTTTGTTCAACATCTGCTCGATTAAAGTAATGCATACAATCACCTCATGCCTCAACCGTATCCATGAATTGCGGTTCAACCGGTGTGTCTGCCAAGCTATTGAGTAAAGTTGACATGGTTTTCTGGGAGATACCTAAAATAACATCAAGCATATTTTGTTGTGTGAAGCCAACTGCTAAAAAATGGTGTGCTTTATCTTTAGGAATTGAGCCCTGAGAGAGAATCACTGCTTGCGTAAATTGGTGAAGTGCGGCTAATCGTGTCGGGAGTTGTTCAGGATGATGAATCATTTTATCGACAATATCACTTGCGACACCATTGTGAATGGCAATCCAGTAATGTGCTTTAATCGTATAAGGGCATTGGTTAATCACACCGGTTGTGAGCCAGACCACTGCTTTCTCTGTTTCGTTCAGGGAGCATTGTGAAAATCGGTCATGCGCAAACTGATAAGAAGCCAGCAGATCGGGGGATTCAGCCATGTACGCACTTTGGTTGGGGATCCATCCGAAATTATCAATCGAACTTTGCAAAAGCTTACGGCTGCCATCCGGTGCACTGTCAATCGTGTGTAATTTCATCTCTATCATTTTTCTCTTTTCCTTTCTTTTCTTTGTTCTTCTTTACGAATCTATTGATGGCGAAACATGTGAATGGGCCGCATTTTATGCCGAAGTCTTGCACCCAAATACAGACCACAACATATGGATGGGGCGGACATTGGATATAAACGATAAATTGTGCAGACCTGCTGCAATTTCTGTCGTTAAGGCAATATCGGCTTCATGTTGAGTGACAGCATTGGCGGCTTCACTGGTTGAATTCTTTTCAATAATGGTTTCTATCTGCAAACCTTGAGGAAGTAATTCATTAATTAATGGTATCGGTGCAGGATGAGATGCAATCTTCAGTGGCCGACGTGGTAATGAACGATTGGTTGCAATTCCGTATAAAGGCGTATCAAAAACAAATGTTGCTAACAGATTCAAATGAGAGTCCATGTAGAAATCATTAATTTTTTGATAGGCATTGGCAACAATCAATAACCCATTGTCTTGTTTGGTATGATCACGCGCCAGCTCATAGGTTTCATTCAGATTGATGATATTCAAACTGTCAGAATAGAATTCTCTCATCCGCTTACAAAAATATTTTGAAGCGAATTCACTGCTTGTCCCCGGTGGGCCTAATGTATAAACAGGGTGACATGTCGCATGCACAAGTCCCATGTCCATAAAATTCATGTTCATTTGTCTATCTCTCCATGATAAGCATCAATTCACACTCGTTAACCACTGTTGAAACTGATTCAGTTGTCCTCGAACCGACTTGATATACAAACGTTGAATTTCTGAGGTGATACTGTGGGGTTCAGCACTATTGAAATAACAGTGATCAATCTGCGTTACGGGGGAAACTTCCATCCCGGTCCCGGTCAGGAAGCACTCATTCGCAGCAAAGAGCTCGGATGGTGAAATATCTCTCTCTTCAACTTCAAGCCCTAACTCTTCTGTCGCCAAGGTCATGACTGTGCTTCTTGTAATCCCTTCGAGAATGTGAGAATTAATCGCTGGTGTGATGAGTTTATTTTTCTTGACTAAGAAAACATTCGATGTCGTTGCTTCTGCAATATTGCCGTGAACGTTGAGCATGATGGCATCGTCATATCCAGCGCGATACGCTGACTCCATGGCGAGTGCTGAGTTGATATAGCTCCCCGTTATCTTTGCGCGTGCCGGAATCGAGTTATCGGCAACCCTTCTCCAGTTTGAAATCGTACAGCGAAGACTTTTCTGAGCTGATACCGAAGGCATGTTTAAACTATTAATCGCAAGTCCTGAGCTGACACCGGAGAGTTTGACGCCAAATCCCTGCCCGGGGAGGAGACTCTTTTTAAAAGCAATCGGCCGGATATAACAATCCGTACTTGCCTGATTTTTTCTTAGCAGCTCAAGAATAATTTCTTTCATTTCCTGATGAGACGGCAAGTGATCAAGCAACAGCAGTTTGGCAGAATTGATGAACCGTTCGATATGCGCATCTAATTGGAAAACATTCAAGGTGTGCTTATCTTCAGTGAGATAAGCGCGAATCCCTTCAAAGACGCCGGTCCCATAATTAAATGCCTGCGTTGTAATTGGAATCGACGCTTCCGCTGCCGGTCGATATTCATTGTCGAGATAGATAAAAGGGTGATGGACACCTGAGTGATGTTGCTGAGGATTCATTTCAGTCGTGGTATCGGTCATTATTGAAACCCCTGTCCTAACAGCGCAATGGCTGCATCGCGATCAGCGTTATCACCTTGTGCTCTTAAATCATGTAGTCTGGCTGCTTTCCAACTGACCATGGCAGATGTACTGGTAATATTGGTGGTTTCACCGGCCTGAATATTGATCTCAACATGTTTGATTCGGTCTGCCATATAAGCTTTGGTTTGCGCGAGCATGACGGCTTGTTGCGGGACGTCTTCGATTAACTCAACAATAATATTTAAGTGATCGATACCATTTTTTTCATCAATCTGAATGGCATAGTCTAAACAGCCTGTCAGTTTTTCTAACAGAGCAGCCTCAATATCCCACGCGCAGTAGTTGCAGCCACCTAAAGTTAGTGTGTCCCGGACGCGACCAATCGGAACAATCTTCAGCCGACCGTCAGGCATCAGTGTTGCTCTGACCATATCACCAGTGCGGTAGCGAATCAGCGGTTTCTGTCCCTGATATAAATGAGTAATTACCAATTCACCGCTGGTTTCCGTTGCGGAAGCAGGAATAACGTCACCACTGATCGGATCGACTAACTCATAGTAGTTATTCATTGGGACAGTATAGAGTGATTGGTCACTGTCACAGACAGCCAAAATAGACGATTCCTGAGAGGCGTACATACAATTGTATACTTGGGCTCCCCATGTTTCACCGATATTACGCAGCAAAGCGGGTGTGGTGAGTTCGCCTAATGTCAGAATGACCCGCACACTACTTTTTGCCGGGGACACATGATTTTTCTTCAGGTATCGGGCGAGATTGATCGCCACTGCGGGTGTACACACGAGCGCTGTAATTTGTAACTCATTGATGAGTGCCATCGCACGGTTCATGCCGACAACGGGAGAGCGAGGCCACATTTTGACCACACTGTGGCCTAAACTGCGGAATACATCTTCAAATGTATCGCCTGTCGAGTGCAACTCGGTCGGACCCATCACGCCAACAATATGTTTGTCACCATGCTGTTGAAAAATTTGCCCGTAGCGGAGAATCAGTGGCGTATTATTATAAATTGAGTCAAGTTCATTCCGGGGGCATGGCGTAGGGGCACCGGTCGTGCCTGTCGTTTCGTAGTATACCCAACTTTTATCGAGTGATGCCGAGGCTAGGCGGTTTCTATTTTCACGGAGATCATTCTTGGTGGTAAATGGTAATGTGTTCAACGTAGAAAGAGAAAACTTATCAATATCTGACGCCGTGATTCCTGATAAATGTTTTTTATAAAAACCAGAACCATTGATAACATATTTTAGAACGTCTTTAAGCTTATTTTCTTGATGATGAATGAGTTGTTGGTGAGAATATTCGCCATTTTCAAATTTTTTATGTTGTTGGAAAATATATTTTGCTTGCTTGACTAATTCATCTTTAAAAATCGCATACATGAGATTTTCCTTAATCAATTCTCTATGTGTGTAATTGTTGGAGGTTATTGAATCTCTGGTTGTTTATTTAAATAACGGCAGATTTCCCGTGAGTTTATTGATGATTTTTTTCGGACCAATCATACCAATGGCGACTAATTCAATATGTTGACTGGTTACCGATGATATTCTTTCTCCATATTCATCATACGTTTTACATGACTGGGCCAGTGCACTAAAAGGCATGGTATAAATCTGATCATTTTGTTCAGCGGTGGCAAGCAGGCTTTGTATATGTTCTCCTGTCGAGAGTAACACGGGAAGTGGCGAGTATATGACACCCGGGTAATTCACATTATCCATGCTTTGCATGTCAGGGCCGACGAGATTATTGACTGTTTTACCAAAGCTGATTCCAATCACACTTGCTGCATTAATTGCTAAACCCGGATGTAAATCTTGATCGACAATAATGGTACATTTGTGCTTGCTTGCATCAAACTCCATGAATTCCTCACTTATTTTTAAATTGTATTTACAAGGTGGATAATAAATCCAGATATCCGGTGGCCAGAGAAAAATCGGTAGATAAATCGATATCAACAATATTCCATTCGGCTATCGCTTTCCATTTTTCAACACCTTCTCTATGATTTGGGTGGTCGATATATTTTTCCAATTCGTCGGTGTTATTGAATATTCCAATAACAATAAAGTCAGCAGCAATTTCTCGGCGGGATATATTGCGGCCACATATCCATCCTTTTATTTCCTCAATATGACGAGGGTGATTACGTGTTGCTTGTTCTGCCTCGATTGCATTGGTGGAAGACCAACTCCAGTTCTTTTTAAAAGTAAATAGCACGACATGTAGAATCATTGAATTCCATCCTTGGTGAATCATTGTTCTTGGTGAATGTGATGAACTGTAATTATGTTTTGACGTTGTTGTTGCTGTCCATTATGCATCAGAATGATAGAAATTTGTTACCTATATCACGTTAGGGGCAATGGTTGTAGGGCAAAATTACCCTATAAATGGCAAAAAAATGAAAGGATTTGACCTCAGTGGCACTAACAAAGACAGATATTCAAATTTTGACCTTGTTACAACAAGATGCACGGATGACCAATCAGGAGCTGGCCGATCAAATCGGCATGTCATCGTCACCCTGCTGGCGCAAAGTTCGTAAGTTGGAAGAAGATGAAATCATCCAAGGATACCGTGCGGTTCTGGATCGGAAAAAAATAGGCATGGGTGTGATGGTTTTCGTACGGGTGAGTATTGATAGCCACAGTGAAGCCGAAGCGCGCAAATTTGAGCAAGAAGTGACAGCACTTGAGAATGTTGTTGCCTGTTACAGTATTGGCGGGGATGCTGACTTCTTGATTCAGGTTGTCTCCCATGATCTCGATTCCTATGCGGAATTTGCAATGTCAGTGATTCGGCGTTTGCCGGGCATTAAAGAGATGCAGAGTATGTTTGTTTTAAAGGAGATCAAACCCTTTGCTTCTCTGCCCGTCGAAACCGTATCCGGCGCGTAAGCAACAAATACAATCTCTGATTGTTGATGATATCGTTTACATATAGGGGCGATTCCCCATCGTTTGACGTCAATTATCGCCTATATCGTCATGATCCGTGGGGAGATAAGTCAGCCCTTGCTGTTTTATCTCGCCATACTGACGCAATTATATGATATATCTGGATTAAGATGTATTCTTCGGTCTGTCGTGGCGACTGTTTTATCCACTTTTCTTGGGGATTTCAGAGAGATAATGTGATCTCTTTCCGATTGTTTCATATTAGTGGAAACGTTCTCACTAAACGGCGTGATGATCACAGTTTTCTTACAATTCGCTCAATATAGTACGCGGCATGTTCAACAAAATAATGATAAAGCGTCCCTATGAATCAAAAACAGAACGAGACTCATATTGAGCTGAAAACCAAATTATCCTACGGTCTGGGCGCATTAGGTAAAGATTTTGCCTGTGCGCCTATCTATATATTTCTGATGTTCTATTTTACTGATGTTGTTGAGCTCTCTGCCGCGTATGTCGGGATGGTTTTTCTGGCTGCCCGGATGATTGATGCGATCACCGATCCGATGATGGGGATTGTGGTCGACAACACACGCACCCGTTACGGTAAATTTCGGCCCTGGATTCTGATTGGTTCAGCGATCAATGCGTTTGTGCTGGTTGCATTATTTTGTTCGCATATGTTTGAAGGCACCGCTGCTTATGTCTATGCCGCAGTGATTTATGTTTTATGGGGCTTGACCTATACCGTGATGGACATTCCGTTCTGGTCGATGATCCCTGCGATTTCCAGCTCCCGTCGGGAACGGGAAAAGTTGGTTGTCTGGCCGCGGTTGTTTGCCAGTTTTGCTTGGTTCGTTGTCGGTAGTTATGGGCTGTGGATAGTGGCAAAGCTAGGCGGTGACGATCAGGGGCAAGGATTTTTTGAACTTTCGATCATGATTGCTGTTTTGTTCATCGTTAGCGCGCTGATTACGTTTAAGAATGTCAAAGAAAAAGTGGTTGCGACCGGACAGACGGTCGAGAAGTTCGGTTTTAAAGATGCAATCGGCATCATTGGTGGTAACGACCAGCTGAAAGTATTAATCGCAACGGTATTGGCGTTCCAGATTGGCAATATGCTGGTTGGTGGTTTCGCGATTTACTACTTTACCTATGCTGTGGGTGATAAAGAACTGTTTCCGGTTTATATGATGGTTGCCGGTGCTGCTGAAGTCGCCGGTATTTTCCTCTTTCCGCGGCTGGCGGCCTTATTGCCGCGTAAACATCTGTGGGTTATCGCCTGTATGTTCCCGATCTTGTCATGCTTATTGTTGGTGGTGATGGGCGTGGTTGCTCCGGGGAATGTGTATTTAATTGGCCTGTCCGGTGCGGCAATCAAGTTTGGTGTCGGGATCACCAATGGTCTGCAAACCGTAATGCTGGCTGATGTCGTTGATTATGGTGAGCATATCACCGGCCGACGCAGTGAAAGTGTGATTTTCTCTGTCCAAACCATGCTGGTTAAATTTGCCAGTGCTGCTGGCGCCTTTATTGTCGGGGTTGGGCTTTCGGCCGTCGGATATGTGCCGAATGTTCAACAATCTGAAGGGACAATTCTCGGATTACAGACATTAATGATTGGTATTCCTGTTGTACTGATGATCGTGAGTGCGTTGGTTTATCGACGTTACTACCGACTACATGAAGGCTTCCGGCCGGAAGATTTCGAAACCTATTCTTTAAATATGGCCAAAGAAACAACGGCATAACCAGCGTTGCTGGATTAAAAAAACAACTGCATTGATGAGCAAAAGACAGGCAGGATGGCGGTTGCCATCCTGCCTTATATTATAACGAGGTGTTCATGCGAACTTTTCAAGATATTATCGCGAGTCGAGATTGGCAGAATCCGAGCGCTGTCCGGATGCATACGTTGCCTGCTCACGTCCCGCTACACAGCTATCGTCACGTAGAAGATGCCCGTCAGGGGACAACGAGTCGTCGTCATTATCTCAATGGGCAATGGGCATTCAAACTCTATCCCACTCCTGAAATGGTTGAGGCATCGATCATTGATCCGGCAGAGGATTTATCGGCATGGAAACAGATTGATGTTCCCGGTAACTGGCAGATGCAAGGGGTTGATCATCCGATCTACACCAATGTGAAATATCCGTTTCCTGATCGGGCGCCAGAGGTTCCCGAGCAAAATCCGACGGGGTGTTATGCCTGTGATTTTTCAGTGGCACCAGTCGCCGGAGAGCAGACCCGGATTCTATTTGAAGGGGTGAATTCGGCATTTCATTTGTGGTGTAACGGACAATGGGTTGGTTATGCGCAAGACAGCCGTTTGCCGGCAGAATTTGATTTAACGGCTTATATCCACACCGGTCACAATCGCTTGGTTGTGATGGTGATGCGCTGGTCTGACGGGTCTTATCTGGAAGATCAGGACATGTGGTGGCTGAGCGGTATTTTCCGCGATGTGTACCTGTATCACAAACCTGCCATTGCAATAAATGATGTTTTTTTACGCCCGGAACTGGATGCCCTCTATCAGGATGGATCACTACATGTGACGACGAAGCTGAGTCAGCAAACGACGACGCATCACGTTGAGGTGCGGTTATTTGATGCCACAGGCCAACCTGTCGCGATGCAGGGGGAAACCTGTTGCGCGACCAATCACAATGCAGTTGATGAGAAAGGCGGCTGGGCAGATCAGGTCGAACACCACTTGACGATATCACGTCCCCGTCACTGGAATGAGCAGACCCCTTATTTGTACCGCTGTGTGGTGATGCTATTGGATGCGCAAGCACAGGTGATCGAATGTGAAGCGTTTGCGGTCGGGTTCCGCACGGTTGCCATTGAAGATGGGTTACTCAAAGTGAATGGCAAAGCCCTGTTGATCCGAGGCGTCAATCGGCATGAACACCATCCGGAAACCGGTCATTATGTCGATGAAGCGACGATGATCAAAGATATTCTGTTGATGAAACAGCACAACTTTAACGCAGTACGCACATCGCATTACCCGAATCATCCGCGTTGGTATGAACTCTGTGATCAGTATGGTTTGTATGTGGTCGATGAAGCCAATATCGAGACGCACGGTCAGTTTCCGATGTGTCGTTTGTCCGAGGATCCGCAATGGAATCATGCCTACATGCAGCGCATGATTGGATTGGTGGAACGGGATAAAAATCATCCGTCGGTGATTATTTGGTCATTGGGGAATGAATCGGGTATCGGTCTGAACCATCATGCCATGTACCAGTGGACCAAACAGCGTGATCCGTCTCGTCCGATTCAGTATGAAGGTGGCGGAGCCGATACGGTGGCCACGGATATTATCTGTCCGATGTATGCCCGGGTTGACCAGCATCAGGGGGGGGTGAATCCGAAATATGCGATTAAAGATTGGATTGGCCGGCCCGGAGAGCAGCGGCCGTTAATCTTGTGTGAATATGCGCATGCGATGGGGAATAGTCTTGGAAGTTTTGCCAAATACTGGCAGGCATTTCGTCAGTATCCGCGGCTACAGGGCGGATTTATCTGGGACTGGGTTGATCAGGGGCTCTCTCAGTGGGATGAGCATGGTCAGCACTATTGGGCGTATGGCGGGGATTTCGGGGATGAAATCAATGATCGTCAGTTTTGCATTAATGGCTTAATCTGGCCTGATCGCACGGTTCATCCGGCATTATTGGAAGCGAAGCGGGCTCAGCAGTTCTACGATATTGGATTTGACGGTCAACATCAGTTGACGTTGACCAGTGAACATTTGTTTGCTGAAGAGGCGCTGATTTGTTGCTGGACAGTACTTGAAGACGGCGTCGCCATCTCGACAGGGGAGCACGCTGTCATCATGGCGCCTGAATCAGCGCGCACGATTGAACTCCCACTTGATCACGGTCTGTATCAGTCAGGAAAAACGTATCATCTGAATGTTGACTTGCTGCTCGCTGAAGCAACGTTCTGGGCTCCGGCCCGTCATTCGGTTGCGCAGTCGCAGTTTGAGCTGAAGGCCGTATATTCCCGGTCAGATGCGGAACCGGCAACCCCATCGGCAGAGATTCGAGTCTCTGAGTCAGATGAGCAGGTGATCGTTGCGGTTGCGGACCAACAGTGGACTTTCCATCGTGGCAGCGGTTATCTCACGCATTGGGAGCAACAGGGCGAGCAGCGATTGGCGGCACCGCTGAAAGATCATTTCTATCGTGCGCCGCTCGATAATGATATCGGGACCAGTGAAGTTGACAGGCCTGACCCGAACAGCTGGATGGCGCGCTGGAAACAGGCCGGTCTTGATCGTCTGACTGGGCGGTGCGTCGCTATGAGTGTAGAAACCGGTGAGCATGCTGTAACGATCAAGACGCAGTTTGACTATACTGCGGTAGCCGAGACTGCGATAACCGAGCAGGCAGCGACAACCGGACAAGTGTTGCGGACGCAGTGGTGTTATACGATCAATCAGCACGGAGAACTGCATATTGAGGTTGATGTGTATCCATGTGCGGCATTACCGTCTCTGCCGCGAGTCGGATTCTCTTGTGCCTTGCCTTTGACTGAGCGTGTGACATGGTTTGGCCGAGGCCCGCACGAAAACTATCCTGATCGTTGTTTGTCCGCCCGAATCGGATGTTACGATGCGACGGTGAGCGAGATGCATACCCCTTATATTTTCCCAACGGATAATGGTCTGCGATGTGACACCCGAAAGCTGTCGCTGGGCGGTATTTCGGTGCAAGGTGAGTTTCACTTCAGTGTCAGCCGCTACTCACAAGCGATGCTTGAAACTGCCAGACATACGCATGAGCTGGTGGCTGATGAGGTGGTTTACCTGCATGTGGATGGTTTCCATATGGGAATCGGAGGCGATGATTCTTGGACACCGAGTGTTCATCCGGAATTCCTGTTGGATGCACCGCACTATCATTACCAGGTGGTGTTGACCGCAGCGCGGTAATGATTGGCTTGTATCGGTTTCCTGATTGATGCGAGCGCGTTCAGGAAGCCGATATACGACATTTTTTTATGACGCCCCCATTTACCACGCAATATGAATAGGGGTGCCTACCGGTACCAACCGAATAAACTCATCCATTTCTTCATTGGTTAAGGCAATACAACCATTGGTCCAGTCAAAACTTTGAATAAACTCTGGATGACGTCGATAGCCGTTCTTCAAACCATGAATATGAATATCGCCACCGGGGTTCAAATCGTATTGTTTTGCATAGGCAATGTCTTTGGCAGACGGATAGCTGATGTGAAATGCTTTATAGAAATTGGAATTGAGATTGATGGCATCAAGCACATAGTCACCTTCCGGTGTCCGGTGATCCCCTTCCTGATGTTTCGGGCCTTGCGGAAATTTCCCAAGGGCAATGCGATACGTTCTGATCGTCTGTCCCTGCTCAAGCAGATAAATACGCCGTTTGGACTTATCGACGGTGACACGATCAACTTGCGCAGCAACGGAAAAACTCAGAGATGCGATGAACATGATCAGTACAAAAATAGGGCATTTCGTCCGCATGGATGCTCTGGGTTCCTTATTGACCGTGAGGTGGCAAGTCATTGACGGGATCAAATGAGACTAGACCCAATGAGGCAGGCAAATGACATCAGCCAGCTATACATTGATCCGTTATATACCGACCAGTTATACACCGGAAAGCAATCTGGCGGAAGCCACACCCGATGATTGATCGTTGCTGGTCACAGGTTGATTACGAATCGGCGTCAGGGGCGCGTTAACGAGGGCATCTCCGCGATGCCCGTGCTATGTCGGAGCGGAGATGCCTCTGAATCATCGAACCGGTGGATTTACAGTTCCGGTAAGGTTTTTTTCTGCTTTTTACTGGTTTTCTTGTGCTGTTTTTCTGCCTCGGCTAACAAACGCAGCAACGGTTTGGGATCGTAGGCTTCTTGGCGAGACGAGTAGATCGAAGCCTGAAGTTTGCTCACTTCATTTTCGATGGATTCTCTTTCTTCCGCAGACAATCCCAGCTCAGCGATTTGTGCTTGCACCAGATGCTGAATTCGAATGCCATCTTGTTGCTTTAACGCCTCTTTCAGAGACAGCGGCTCGGTTTCGGTTGGCAAATCCGGTGCTTCAACGGGCTTTGAGCGTTTGGTATGCCAAATCCGATAGAGCCAGCAACCCGAGGTTACCATCCACAGGACAGCAAAAAGGGCCGTGAGATATGGCCAGATACCGGGATCTTTGACCTGAATCTCCCGAGGGGGAACCGAGGCTTTTGCTGATGATTGTGGCAGCGAAACCACGGTATCGACTGGCGCACCTTTGGCGACATTGAGAGTCAAACCCGTGAGTATCGCCCGCCGTTGTCGTTGTTTCTGCGTGTTCCACCAGTTGAGAGAAACCCCCGGTAACTTGATTTGGCCGGATTGATTGGGGATCAGCACTTGCTTCAGCGTCATCACCGTCTCATCGTTATCCAACGTTTTATATTGCGGTTTTTCCTGATAGACGCGCACGCTGTCCGGATAGTTGATTTGCAGGTCGGGGATTTTATCCTGACTCACACCTTTGAGTTTCAGTTCAAGTGTCCGGGTGATTGAATCACCGACTTTGAGGGCGGCACTGCGACCGGTGATCGGCTTGCCTTGGCTGTCGGTCCAGTGCTGCGTGAGCGATAAACTGGCGGTCGGGAGCCATGCCCCTTGATAATTTTTCGGTTTTGCCATGACCTGAATCGGGAATTGCTTGGCAGTCGTACTGAGTGTCAGCACCTTGGTTTCGCCATTCATACCACTATAGAGCAAGGTACTCCGAAACTGAGGTTCAGTGACGGTGAAACGGCCGGGCTTTTGGGCCGTCACTCTGAATGTCTGTTGCACCACGGTGACTGACAAACCACTGATAATCTCGCGGTGTTGTTCTGAGTCACTGGCGGCTTCTAAATTCATACCATCCGCTGACGGAGGTGTGATTTTAGTATCCTGAAGGCGACGAGGGTTAACCTTCACCATCATTTTGACGTGCAATAAGGTGCTTTCATCCGGGTAGAGTGTTTTTTTATCGAGGGTTGAATGAATTTCTATCAGATCATCATCATTCGGTAACGTCGAATCTTGGACAACCTGAATGGCAATCGGCTGGGTCTTTTCACCATTGACTTCAAAACTGGGAATGGTCACAACCCCGGTACGTGTTGCTGCAATCGAGACATCCCATTCACTCCGGACGCTGCGCTGACCGTTGATGATATTGGTGGATGTGCCAAAACTGGGACGATTGACGAAAAACTCGGGGGTGAGTTTTTCAAAGTTCACATCGTCGCCGGACGCTTTTTGATCGGTGATGATCTGAAGTTGAAATAATTCATTCAGGGTCACTTTATTCTTGCTGACAGTCGCATAGGTCGCTGCCTGAGTGCTCAGGCTGACTATCAGGCCGATGAACAGGATCCAGAATATACGTTGAAGCGAGTGCCGGGGTCTGTTTACCATGATTTGTGATTGTCCTCTGGTGGTTCTTTCTGTTCAGCCTGAAGCATCAGTTCTGCTCGCAGCAGACGGCTGGGATCTCTGGCATTTTCAACCTGTTCCAATTTACGGAATTCAGGATCAGAGGGGCGTTTCTGGGCTTGGGATGGTGACGCCTGATCCGATTGTTGAGGGGTTGATGCCTGTTGGCGCTGCAATTGTTTGGCTGCCGCATTGTTTTGCGCTTGCTCGTCTTTGGATGGCGCATTTTGGCGTTGACGCTGGGCGCGATGTTGTTCTGATGCCTTGCTTTGGCTTTGGCTTTGGCTTTGGCTGTTTTGCTGTGACTGATGACGCTGGGCCTGATCTTGTTGCGATTGGGCGGTTTGTGACTGTCCTTTTTGAGACTGTTTTTGCTGCGACTGATTCTGCTGTTGTTGTGATGATGAAGATTGGTTTTGCGCGGCAGCGTTGCTATTTTTTTGTTGCTGTTGCTGTGCTTTTTTCACAACATCAAGGTTATGACGTGCATCCTGATTATCCGGATCTTGTGCCAGAACCTGCTGATACAGATCGATAGCCTTTTGCAAATCACCATGCTTGGCGTATGCATTGGCCAAATTATACTGCTGACGCGGTGTCGGCGACTGGATGG
Proteins encoded in this window:
- a CDS encoding carboxymuconolactone decarboxylase family protein yields the protein MIEMKLHTIDSAPDGSRKLLQSSIDNFGWIPNQSAYMAESPDLLASYQFAHDRFSQCSLNETEKAVVWLTTGVINQCPYTIKAHYWIAIHNGVASDIVDKMIHHPEQLPTRLAALHQFTQAVILSQGSIPKDKAHHFLAVGFTQQNMLDVILGISQKTMSTLLNSLADTPVEPQFMDTVEA
- a CDS encoding type 2 periplasmic-binding domain-containing protein, whose amino-acid sequence is MNMNFMDMGLVHATCHPVYTLGPPGTSSEFASKYFCKRMREFYSDSLNIINLNETYELARDHTKQDNGLLIVANAYQKINDFYMDSHLNLLATFVFDTPLYGIATNRSLPRRPLKIASHPAPIPLINELLPQGLQIETIIEKNSTSEAANAVTQHEADIALTTEIAAGLHNLSFISNVRPIHMLWSVFGCKTSA
- a CDS encoding branched-chain amino acid transaminase, which encodes MTDTTTEMNPQQHHSGVHHPFIYLDNEYRPAAEASIPITTQAFNYGTGVFEGIRAYLTEDKHTLNVFQLDAHIERFINSAKLLLLDHLPSHQEMKEIILELLRKNQASTDCYIRPIAFKKSLLPGQGFGVKLSGVSSGLAINSLNMPSVSAQKSLRCTISNWRRVADNSIPARAKITGSYINSALAMESAYRAGYDDAIMLNVHGNIAEATTSNVFLVKKNKLITPAINSHILEGITRSTVMTLATEELGLEVEERDISPSELFAANECFLTGTGMEVSPVTQIDHCYFNSAEPHSITSEIQRLYIKSVRGQLNQFQQWLTSVN
- a CDS encoding phenylacetate--CoA ligase family protein: MYAIFKDELVKQAKYIFQQHKKFENGEYSHQQLIHHQENKLKDVLKYVINGSGFYKKHLSGITASDIDKFSLSTLNTLPFTTKNDLRENRNRLASASLDKSWVYYETTGTTGAPTPCPRNELDSIYNNTPLILRYGQIFQQHGDKHIVGVMGPTELHSTGDTFEDVFRSLGHSVVKMWPRSPVVGMNRAMALINELQITALVCTPAVAINLARYLKKNHVSPAKSSVRVILTLGELTTPALLRNIGETWGAQVYNCMYASQESSILAVCDSDQSLYTVPMNNYYELVDPISGDVIPASATETSGELVITHLYQGQKPLIRYRTGDMVRATLMPDGRLKIVPIGRVRDTLTLGGCNYCAWDIEAALLEKLTGCLDYAIQIDEKNGIDHLNIIVELIEDVPQQAVMLAQTKAYMADRIKHVEINIQAGETTNITSTSAMVSWKAARLHDLRAQGDNADRDAAIALLGQGFQ
- a CDS encoding DUF2000 domain-containing protein gives rise to the protein MEFDASKHKCTIIVDQDLHPGLAINAASVIGISFGKTVNNLVGPDMQSMDNVNYPGVIYSPLPVLLSTGEHIQSLLATAEQNDQIYTMPFSALAQSCKTYDEYGERISSVTSQHIELVAIGMIGPKKIINKLTGNLPLFK
- a CDS encoding Dabb family protein; this translates as MILHVVLFTFKKNWSWSSTNAIEAEQATRNHPRHIEEIKGWICGRNISRREIAADFIVIGIFNNTDELEKYIDHPNHREGVEKWKAIAEWNIVDIDLSTDFSLATGYLDLLSTL
- a CDS encoding Lrp/AsnC family transcriptional regulator: MALTKTDIQILTLLQQDARMTNQELADQIGMSSSPCWRKVRKLEEDEIIQGYRAVLDRKKIGMGVMVFVRVSIDSHSEAEARKFEQEVTALENVVACYSIGGDADFLIQVVSHDLDSYAEFAMSVIRRLPGIKEMQSMFVLKEIKPFASLPVETVSGA
- the melB gene encoding melibiose:sodium transporter MelB, whose product is MNQKQNETHIELKTKLSYGLGALGKDFACAPIYIFLMFYFTDVVELSAAYVGMVFLAARMIDAITDPMMGIVVDNTRTRYGKFRPWILIGSAINAFVLVALFCSHMFEGTAAYVYAAVIYVLWGLTYTVMDIPFWSMIPAISSSRREREKLVVWPRLFASFAWFVVGSYGLWIVAKLGGDDQGQGFFELSIMIAVLFIVSALITFKNVKEKVVATGQTVEKFGFKDAIGIIGGNDQLKVLIATVLAFQIGNMLVGGFAIYYFTYAVGDKELFPVYMMVAGAAEVAGIFLFPRLAALLPRKHLWVIACMFPILSCLLLVVMGVVAPGNVYLIGLSGAAIKFGVGITNGLQTVMLADVVDYGEHITGRRSESVIFSVQTMLVKFASAAGAFIVGVGLSAVGYVPNVQQSEGTILGLQTLMIGIPVVLMIVSALVYRRYYRLHEGFRPEDFETYSLNMAKETTA